One part of the Bacteroidia bacterium genome encodes these proteins:
- the uvrA gene encoding excinuclease ABC subunit UvrA yields MSEPQIEVYGAREHNLKNIDLNIPRNKLVVITGVSGSGKSSLAFDTLYAEGQRRYLESFSAYARQFLGNLKSPDVDKVEGLSPVIAIEQKTTSRNPRSTVGTVTEIYDLFRLLFARAADAYSYKSGKKMVQMSDEQVIDAIENQFKNEKMLILAPLIRSRKGHYRELFQNLAKNGFSKVRVDGEVQEIVKGMQLDRYKIHDIELVVDRVRVGKDSNRLGESVRQAMKTGEGIVLLLHAETEETYWYSRNLMDPESGISYDIPSPNSFSFNSPYGACPNCNGLGQVFEVDNGLLVPDPSKSINRGAVEPLGEYRDIWIFRQLRKIAEAYGFSLATPFNEIPLEAVEFILKGDRITATAKKIRTRFDGIRSFVHDQYHSSNSEKIKTWAEQFMKISTCSTCGGSRLKKESLYFKIAEHNIYELSSMDIGSLAGWIEGLEDRLSKRQVQIGQEVIKELRKRIGFLMQVGLDYLALDRPAKSLSGGEAQRIRLATQIGSQLVNVLYILDEPSIGLHQRDNEKLIQSLLELRDLGNSVLVVEHDKDTMLASDHIIDFGPGAGLYGGEIVAQGTPEQILKSDCPTSDYLAGRREIEVPTERREAQPNQLILKGATGNNLKSVDLTLPLGVFICVSGVSGSGKSTLINETLFPIISQYLYRSKKKPMPYESFEGLDYVNKIVRIDQSAIGRTPRSNPATYTGLFTYIRELYANLPESKIRGYKIGRFSFNVKGGRCEECHGGGMQTIEMNFLPDVYVTCPKCQGRRYNRETLEVRFKGKSISDVLNLSISDALEFFDAMPRIKRKLKTLADVGLGYLTLGQPATTLSGGEAQRIKISAELSRKDTGNTFYILDEPTTGLHFQDIEMLLIVLNQLVDRGNTVLVIEHNLDVIKVADHIIDLGPEGGAKGGMILVEGSPEEVANHPDSHTGRFLKKELAGSKKPKKLQKS; encoded by the coding sequence ATGAGTGAGCCGCAAATTGAAGTTTACGGAGCCCGAGAGCATAATCTCAAAAACATTGACCTGAACATCCCCCGCAACAAGCTTGTGGTTATAACGGGTGTGAGTGGTTCTGGTAAAAGTTCCCTTGCCTTTGATACCCTTTATGCTGAAGGACAAAGGCGATACCTGGAGAGCTTTTCCGCCTATGCACGTCAATTTCTCGGGAACCTGAAGAGTCCGGACGTAGATAAGGTTGAGGGCCTGAGTCCGGTCATCGCAATCGAACAAAAGACTACCTCCCGAAACCCCCGTTCTACTGTAGGTACGGTCACAGAAATCTATGACCTTTTTCGCCTGCTCTTTGCCAGAGCAGCAGATGCCTATTCCTATAAGAGTGGGAAGAAAATGGTGCAGATGTCTGATGAGCAGGTAATCGATGCAATCGAAAATCAGTTCAAAAATGAAAAAATGCTGATCCTGGCACCCTTGATTCGGTCCCGAAAAGGACATTATCGGGAGCTTTTTCAAAACCTGGCCAAAAATGGCTTTAGCAAGGTTCGGGTTGATGGAGAGGTGCAGGAGATTGTTAAAGGCATGCAGTTGGATCGCTACAAGATCCATGATATAGAGCTGGTTGTAGATAGGGTGCGAGTGGGCAAAGACAGTAATCGTCTGGGGGAAAGTGTTCGCCAGGCGATGAAAACCGGAGAAGGGATCGTGCTTCTGCTTCATGCCGAGACTGAGGAAACCTATTGGTACAGCCGAAACCTCATGGATCCCGAATCAGGGATCAGTTATGATATTCCCTCTCCGAATAGCTTCTCCTTCAATTCTCCCTATGGAGCTTGCCCAAACTGTAATGGACTGGGGCAGGTATTTGAGGTTGACAATGGCTTATTGGTTCCCGATCCCAGCAAGTCAATCAATCGAGGTGCAGTTGAACCTCTGGGAGAATACCGGGATATCTGGATTTTCCGTCAGCTTAGAAAAATTGCGGAGGCATACGGCTTCTCATTGGCAACTCCCTTTAATGAGATTCCTTTAGAAGCTGTGGAGTTTATCCTGAAAGGAGATAGAATCACTGCCACAGCCAAAAAGATCAGAACCCGATTTGATGGGATCAGAAGCTTTGTTCATGACCAGTACCATAGCTCCAATTCCGAAAAAATAAAGACCTGGGCCGAACAGTTTATGAAAATTTCTACCTGTTCGACCTGTGGTGGAAGTCGACTCAAGAAAGAGAGTCTCTATTTCAAGATTGCAGAGCACAATATCTATGAGTTATCCTCCATGGACATTGGTTCCCTCGCAGGATGGATAGAAGGCCTGGAAGACAGGCTGAGTAAAAGACAGGTGCAAATCGGTCAGGAAGTGATCAAAGAACTTCGCAAAAGAATTGGCTTCCTGATGCAAGTGGGACTGGATTATCTGGCCCTGGACAGACCGGCTAAATCCCTTTCAGGAGGGGAGGCTCAACGAATTCGTCTGGCAACCCAGATTGGTTCTCAATTGGTCAATGTATTATACATCCTTGACGAGCCTAGCATAGGTTTGCATCAAAGAGATAATGAAAAATTGATACAGTCTTTGCTCGAATTGAGAGATTTGGGCAATTCGGTGTTGGTAGTAGAGCATGATAAAGATACCATGCTGGCTTCAGATCATATTATAGACTTTGGTCCGGGAGCAGGATTGTATGGAGGGGAAATAGTAGCACAGGGTACGCCGGAGCAAATCCTGAAATCCGATTGTCCCACCTCAGATTATCTGGCAGGGAGACGAGAAATAGAAGTGCCTACAGAAAGAAGAGAGGCACAGCCCAATCAATTGATCCTCAAAGGAGCTACAGGAAATAACCTCAAATCTGTAGATTTAACATTGCCCCTGGGAGTGTTTATCTGCGTAAGTGGGGTTTCTGGTTCAGGAAAATCTACCCTCATCAATGAGACGCTCTTTCCTATCATCAGTCAATATCTCTATCGTTCCAAAAAGAAGCCCATGCCTTATGAGTCTTTCGAAGGCCTGGACTATGTAAATAAAATTGTACGTATAGATCAATCTGCTATTGGGCGAACTCCTCGATCTAATCCGGCAACCTATACCGGTTTATTCACTTATATCCGTGAACTCTATGCAAACCTGCCTGAATCAAAGATCAGGGGCTATAAAATTGGCCGCTTTTCCTTCAATGTAAAGGGCGGTAGATGTGAAGAGTGTCATGGCGGAGGTATGCAAACCATAGAAATGAATTTCCTTCCGGATGTCTATGTTACCTGTCCTAAATGTCAGGGGCGGCGTTACAATCGGGAAACTCTGGAGGTTCGTTTTAAAGGGAAGTCCATTTCGGATGTGCTAAATCTCAGCATCTCTGATGCCCTCGAATTCTTTGATGCCATGCCCAGGATCAAACGTAAACTGAAAACCCTGGCAGATGTAGGATTGGGCTACCTTACGCTGGGACAACCTGCGACCACTCTCTCCGGAGGGGAGGCTCAACGGATCAAAATTTCGGCTGAACTTTCCAGAAAAGATACAGGAAATACCTTCTACATCCTGGATGAACCGACTACCGGTTTGCATTTTCAGGATATCGAGATGTTGTTGATCGTATTAAATCAATTGGTGGACAGGGGAAATACGGTACTAGTGATCGAACATAACCTGGATGTGATAAAAGTTGCGGATCATATCATAGATCTGGGTCCTGAGGGGGGAGCAAAGGGAGGAATGATTTTGGTTGAGGGCAGTCCTGAAGAAGTTGCCAATCATCCGGATTCCCATACCGGACGTTTTCTTAAAAAAGAATTAGCCGGTTCAAAAAAACCAAAAAAGCTCCAAAAGAGTTAG
- a CDS encoding lytic transglycosylase domain-containing protein, whose protein sequence is MKRTLLIILTLGLISAGLLFPVWKVEAETPGPRSDAKLKALSGKVSAFNYGAPLSLDFAGETVDIQNPRIEKKINREIRKSLNYPAATKLLLKRAYRYQDRFMDILEAKGIPSDFFYLSIAESKLSNATSVVGAKGFWQFMPATAKQYGLEVSDQVDERLHPDKATYAAARFLKSAYKQLEDWTLVAAAYNMGPTGVERAVKNNGTRDYFQMDLNPETGAYLYRILGYKSVLEGAERYGFDLDAIEYYHPIPYRTTLVKENIDDLATFAQSHGSTYRDLKIMNPWLLTDQLTVSEGESYEIRFPIVSNPIAYELRTDR, encoded by the coding sequence ATGAAACGTACACTCCTTATTATCCTTACGTTAGGATTGATTTCAGCGGGCCTTTTATTCCCTGTCTGGAAAGTGGAGGCAGAAACCCCCGGTCCAAGATCTGACGCTAAATTAAAAGCGCTTTCCGGCAAGGTATCAGCTTTCAACTACGGAGCCCCTCTGAGCCTGGATTTTGCAGGAGAAACTGTAGATATCCAGAATCCTCGCATCGAGAAAAAAATCAACAGAGAAATACGGAAAAGTCTCAATTATCCCGCTGCAACAAAACTATTGTTGAAGAGGGCTTATCGCTATCAGGATCGCTTTATGGATATCCTGGAAGCCAAAGGAATTCCCAGCGACTTTTTCTACTTAAGTATAGCCGAAAGTAAACTTTCCAATGCTACCTCCGTGGTAGGTGCTAAAGGTTTCTGGCAGTTTATGCCAGCTACTGCAAAGCAATATGGATTGGAAGTTTCGGATCAGGTGGACGAAAGACTCCACCCGGATAAAGCAACCTACGCAGCCGCTCGCTTCTTAAAGTCTGCTTACAAGCAATTGGAAGACTGGACTTTGGTAGCAGCAGCATATAATATGGGCCCCACCGGTGTTGAACGCGCAGTCAAGAACAATGGGACCCGTGATTACTTCCAAATGGACCTCAACCCTGAAACAGGGGCATATCTCTACAGAATCCTGGGATACAAAAGTGTCCTCGAAGGAGCTGAACGTTATGGCTTTGATCTGGATGCCATAGAATATTATCATCCAATCCCATATCGTACTACTCTGGTCAAGGAAAATATAGATGATCTTGCTACCTTTGCGCAGTCACACGGTTCCACCTATCGGGATTTGAAAATTATGAACCCCTGGTTGCTGACTGATCAGTTGACAGTGAGTGAAGGCGAGAGTTACGAAATTCGATTTCCCATCGTTTCCAACCCAATTGCATACGAGTTGAGAACCGACAGATAG
- a CDS encoding TIGR00730 family Rossman fold protein, with protein MDKRINSYFTEHKREWKKAPGKDSWIVFKIMSEFVEGFEKMSAIGPCISIFGSARTKPDTKYYKLATEIAAKLTQSGFGIITGGGPGIMEAGNKGAFEAGGTSVGLNIELPFETHSNPWIDKDKDIDFNYFFVRKVMFVKYAQGFVVLPGGFGTLDELFEALTLIQTLKIDRFPVVLVGSDFWGGLIDWIKKVLLEQENNISEKDMDLFKVVDSADEVVEHFTNFYTDNLLKPNF; from the coding sequence ATGGACAAACGAATCAATTCTTATTTCACCGAGCATAAAAGAGAATGGAAAAAAGCGCCTGGGAAAGATTCCTGGATCGTTTTTAAGATCATGTCTGAATTTGTGGAAGGATTTGAGAAGATGTCCGCGATTGGGCCCTGTATATCAATTTTTGGTTCTGCCAGAACAAAACCTGATACCAAGTATTACAAACTGGCGACAGAAATAGCCGCTAAACTTACCCAAAGTGGTTTTGGAATTATTACCGGAGGAGGACCTGGGATCATGGAAGCCGGTAATAAAGGAGCTTTCGAAGCAGGAGGAACTTCTGTAGGTTTAAATATTGAGCTCCCTTTTGAAACCCATTCCAATCCCTGGATTGATAAGGATAAAGACATAGACTTCAATTATTTCTTTGTGCGCAAGGTGATGTTCGTCAAATACGCACAGGGTTTTGTGGTCTTGCCCGGAGGATTTGGTACGCTGGATGAGCTTTTTGAAGCACTTACCCTCATTCAAACCCTGAAAATTGACCGTTTCCCCGTAGTTTTAGTAGGAAGTGATTTCTGGGGAGGCCTGATTGACTGGATCAAAAAAGTGCTCCTGGAGCAGGAAAACAACATTTCTGAAAAAGATATGGATTTGTTTAAAGTAGTAGATTCTGCGGATGAAGTAGTAGAGCATTTTACTAACTTTTACACCGATAACTTACTCAAACCCAACTTTTAA
- a CDS encoding T9SS type A sorting domain-containing protein → MIRNSTFVFLLTSFFFTCNLYAQDPIPGGCGTVGPNMVVNPEFDDGNTGFTNSFSFNSGYTCSFGDYTIASTVINDPAVTCYNAPGFNLQTIWKVTDRINASSGTYTPGNFMIVDPCDTVGTSCSTTDLSGIIWEQTLDVCPNNTYTFSVFVKNIYTQEAINYPGSDTLPDFELRINGDTVSGYYIDGVLSTDGSFELPKMPEADSAVWFQISGAWESGTSTSANLVMRNLVPGAQGNDLALDGIFFGLCGKEVGVAVNGTTCQDDASPTAIVLDPDPATQSAGWLYYEWFRDGVLMQGDANGTYAPTLDPTNGYQGEYLMIAYEDPAGATCGHSSEPINVISSTSPECQGVFPVEMLSFDGKQIDQSVELNWATAQEINNRGFEVQISQDGLDFENIGFVDGIGNSTNVNLYTFRTGALNSGSYIFRLRQIDYDGSFSYSDNLELSVDLSNAYFVSIAPNPINANSKLLVEVQEKQEVRVDLLSTDGKLVQKVGSGLLENGQAFELELGRGDLPGGLYVLRVQGWNFSHFEKIIITE, encoded by the coding sequence ATGATTAGAAATTCTACCTTTGTTTTCCTACTTACCTCGTTTTTCTTTACCTGTAATCTATACGCTCAAGATCCGATTCCGGGAGGCTGTGGTACTGTTGGACCCAATATGGTTGTAAATCCTGAATTTGATGATGGAAATACCGGCTTTACAAACAGTTTCAGCTTTAATAGCGGATATACCTGTTCTTTTGGAGATTATACCATTGCAAGTACAGTGATAAACGATCCTGCGGTTACCTGTTATAATGCGCCTGGTTTTAACCTCCAAACTATTTGGAAGGTCACGGACCGTATAAATGCTAGTAGCGGAACTTACACTCCAGGAAATTTCATGATTGTCGATCCCTGCGATACGGTCGGTACCAGTTGTAGTACGACAGATCTCAGCGGGATTATTTGGGAACAGACCCTGGATGTCTGTCCCAACAATACCTATACCTTTTCAGTATTTGTAAAAAACATTTATACCCAGGAAGCCATCAATTATCCGGGTTCCGATACACTCCCTGATTTTGAACTCAGGATCAATGGAGATACGGTATCCGGTTACTACATCGATGGAGTGCTCTCAACAGATGGAAGTTTTGAACTTCCCAAAATGCCAGAAGCAGACTCTGCCGTCTGGTTTCAGATATCTGGAGCCTGGGAGTCTGGAACGAGTACATCTGCCAATCTCGTAATGAGAAACCTGGTTCCTGGTGCGCAAGGAAATGACCTGGCACTTGATGGAATCTTCTTTGGCCTATGTGGTAAAGAAGTAGGAGTTGCTGTGAATGGGACTACCTGTCAGGATGATGCAAGCCCTACGGCAATCGTCCTGGACCCCGATCCTGCTACCCAAAGCGCTGGCTGGTTGTATTATGAGTGGTTCAGAGATGGGGTATTGATGCAGGGAGATGCCAATGGTACTTATGCACCTACGCTCGATCCGACCAATGGATACCAGGGAGAGTATCTTATGATCGCTTATGAAGATCCTGCAGGAGCAACTTGTGGGCATTCTAGTGAACCTATAAATGTCATTTCAAGTACTTCTCCTGAATGTCAGGGAGTATTCCCGGTAGAAATGCTGAGTTTCGACGGGAAACAGATCGACCAAAGCGTCGAACTCAATTGGGCCACCGCACAAGAGATCAATAACCGTGGCTTTGAAGTACAGATTAGTCAAGATGGTCTGGACTTTGAAAATATTGGCTTTGTAGATGGAATCGGAAATAGCACAAATGTAAATCTATATACCTTCCGTACCGGAGCCCTCAATAGTGGAAGTTATATCTTCCGCCTTAGACAAATAGATTATGATGGTAGCTTTAGCTATTCTGATAATCTGGAATTAAGTGTGGACCTTAGTAATGCATACTTTGTTTCCATTGCACCAAATCCCATAAATGCAAATTCTAAATTGCTGGTGGAAGTGCAGGAAAAACAGGAAGTTCGTGTGGACCTTCTGAGTACTGACGGAAAGCTGGTGCAAAAAGTTGGATCAGGACTTCTGGAGAATGGTCAAGCCTTTGAATTGGAATTAGGAAGGGGAGATTTGCCGGGAGGATTGTATGTATTAAGGGTACAAGGTTGGAATTTCAGCCATTTCGAGAAAATCATCATTACTGAATAA
- the secG gene encoding preprotein translocase subunit SecG translates to MAFFSFLCILISVGLTLVVIVQNSKGGGLSSTFGGGAQQIMGARRSNEVIEKITWYLAGGLALVAIIANLTFGSPEVDPDTIRTETAIDELVVPNAGPLQDPASLPEAPAEPAAGTEE, encoded by the coding sequence ATGGCTTTTTTTAGCTTTCTATGCATACTCATTTCTGTCGGCCTTACGCTGGTAGTAATTGTTCAAAACAGCAAAGGTGGAGGACTATCTTCAACTTTCGGGGGTGGTGCCCAGCAAATTATGGGTGCGAGGAGAAGTAATGAGGTAATCGAAAAGATCACCTGGTATCTCGCTGGCGGATTGGCACTTGTTGCCATCATAGCCAACCTTACTTTTGGTAGCCCTGAAGTTGATCCTGATACAATCCGTACAGAGACTGCTATCGATGAGCTTGTAGTACCTAATGCAGGTCCTCTACAAGATCCAGCTAGCCTTCCAGAAGCTCCTGCCGAACCTGCTGCCGGAACCGAAGAGTAA
- a CDS encoding LptE family protein codes for MKNVSYLVLFAACLILAACRVSFNTTGVPKIGGTSGVVLETLYVDQFINEAPIVVPYLAPEMTLQLQDRFLSQSKLSLTDPPADVELGGSITRYDVAPIAITGTTSAEQNRLSISVRVSFKNNKDENASWEQTFSGFVDFDASEDFTSVEEEKINEILEQITQDIFTKSLGKW; via the coding sequence GTGAAAAATGTAAGCTATTTGGTTTTATTTGCTGCCTGCCTGATCCTGGCAGCATGTAGAGTTTCCTTCAATACTACCGGTGTACCTAAAATAGGGGGAACCTCCGGAGTCGTATTGGAAACCCTTTATGTGGATCAGTTTATAAATGAAGCCCCAATCGTAGTTCCCTATCTCGCTCCCGAGATGACTTTGCAGCTACAGGACAGATTTTTGAGCCAAAGTAAATTGAGTTTGACCGACCCACCGGCTGATGTCGAGCTAGGAGGGAGTATTACTCGTTATGATGTAGCTCCTATTGCCATTACAGGAACCACTTCGGCTGAACAAAACCGGCTCAGCATAAGCGTGCGGGTCAGTTTCAAAAACAACAAAGACGAAAATGCTAGCTGGGAACAAACCTTTAGTGGATTTGTAGACTTCGATGCCAGTGAAGATTTTACCTCTGTAGAAGAAGAAAAAATCAACGAAATTCTCGAGCAGATTACGCAGGATATATTTACCAAGTCTTTGGGGAAGTGGTAA
- a CDS encoding sigma 54-interacting transcriptional regulator: MTIQQVKQRYGIIGNSREINSAVEVAMQVAPTEVSVLVYGENGSGKDVFSRIIHQFSKRKHKRFLAVNTGAIPEGTLDSELFGHEKGAFTSAYDTRKGYFEEVEDGTIFLDEIAEMPLKTQARLLRLLENGEYLRVGSSKVRQADVRVIAATNKNLVEMIRQGKFREDLYFRLNTVSIVVPALRDRGQDIELLFNYFALEFAEKYKRDPIVLETEAVELLYKYRWPGNVRELRNLVEKLTVLVKGEMVAATVLQKNLLIQESYLPSIVHMPGSNGGESVTTEDRDLLFKMIHDLGKEVTDLKKMLFMAMQQGRDFDPSGGMSFNSTPAYDESRYGETEIIQAPEPQVQPIAKEAPLLVEASLSLEKNEKDLITKALLKHNNNRKKAAQELGISERTLYRKINNYNIDL; encoded by the coding sequence ATGACCATACAGCAGGTAAAACAGAGATATGGAATCATCGGAAACAGCCGAGAGATAAATTCGGCTGTGGAGGTAGCTATGCAAGTAGCTCCTACTGAGGTTTCCGTACTCGTTTATGGGGAGAATGGGAGTGGAAAGGATGTGTTCTCACGGATCATCCATCAATTTAGCAAAAGAAAACACAAACGATTTCTGGCAGTAAATACCGGTGCTATACCGGAAGGGACCCTTGATTCAGAACTATTTGGACATGAAAAAGGGGCTTTTACTTCGGCTTATGATACCCGCAAAGGGTATTTCGAAGAAGTAGAAGACGGAACCATCTTTTTGGATGAAATTGCAGAAATGCCCCTCAAGACCCAGGCGAGACTTTTGCGTTTACTTGAAAATGGTGAATACCTGCGGGTGGGATCTTCCAAAGTCCGTCAAGCTGATGTACGGGTGATTGCTGCGACGAATAAGAATCTGGTGGAAATGATCCGCCAGGGGAAATTTAGAGAGGACCTCTACTTTCGCCTCAATACGGTATCTATTGTTGTGCCCGCATTGAGAGACCGGGGACAGGATATAGAACTCTTGTTCAACTATTTTGCCCTTGAGTTTGCCGAAAAGTATAAAAGAGATCCTATTGTACTCGAAACGGAAGCTGTAGAGCTGCTATATAAATATCGCTGGCCTGGGAATGTTCGGGAGCTTCGAAACCTGGTTGAGAAATTGACGGTTCTGGTAAAAGGGGAAATGGTAGCAGCAACTGTCCTGCAAAAGAATCTATTGATTCAGGAATCTTATCTGCCCAGCATTGTTCACATGCCTGGATCGAATGGGGGAGAGTCGGTGACTACCGAGGACCGTGATCTTTTGTTCAAAATGATTCACGATCTGGGGAAAGAAGTAACTGATTTAAAGAAAATGCTATTTATGGCCATGCAGCAAGGCAGGGATTTCGATCCTTCCGGAGGCATGAGTTTCAATTCGACTCCCGCTTATGATGAGAGTCGGTATGGTGAAACGGAAATCATTCAGGCACCAGAACCCCAGGTACAACCCATTGCCAAAGAAGCACCACTTTTAGTAGAAGCTTCGCTTTCTTTGGAGAAAAACGAAAAAGACCTGATCACCAAGGCTTTGCTCAAACATAACAACAACCGGAAAAAAGCCGCTCAGGAATTGGGCATCTCCGAAAGGACTTTGTACCGAAAAATCAATAACTACAACATAGACCTGTGA
- the miaB gene encoding tRNA (N6-isopentenyl adenosine(37)-C2)-methylthiotransferase MiaB: MRDKITQKTFAPGALSRDIDESKQGVAYQSDAIHPASGRLAYIETYGCQMNFSDTEIIASVLTDMKYGFTTEVDDADLVFINTCSIRENAETKVWNRLKNFRKKKEEKPHLMVGVMGCMAERMKEKLLDQEKLVDLVVGPDAYRDLPRLVGEVESGQKAVNVLLSREETYANISPVRLNTNGVSAFVTIMRGCDNMCTFCVVPFTRGRERSRDPQSIVAEVKELYENGYKEVTLLGQNVDSYKWSPDSSLKGKAQINKAINKGTEVETVNFAQLLEMTAQLAPDMRVRFSTSHPKDITDDVLHTMAKYDNICNYIHLPVQSGSDRILEMMNRGYTYDWYMDKVKRIREIIPDCAISSDIITGFCTETDEDHQKTVDIIKASRYTHAYMFAYSERPGTAAAKKFEDDVEESVKKSRLAEIIKLQNEISAELNQADAGKTFTVLIEGNSRRSDQDWCGRNDQNKMMVFGKKGDHKPGDYVQVRCTEASSATLKGEMI, from the coding sequence ATGAGAGATAAAATCACGCAAAAAACCTTCGCCCCGGGCGCTTTAAGCCGAGATATAGACGAGAGCAAGCAGGGAGTTGCTTATCAAAGTGATGCGATACATCCGGCTTCCGGACGCTTGGCATATATAGAAACCTATGGTTGTCAGATGAATTTCTCTGATACCGAGATTATCGCTTCTGTCTTGACCGATATGAAGTATGGCTTTACCACAGAGGTAGACGATGCAGATCTGGTTTTCATCAATACTTGTAGTATTCGTGAAAATGCAGAGACTAAGGTCTGGAACCGCCTAAAAAACTTTCGCAAGAAAAAAGAAGAAAAGCCACATCTGATGGTTGGAGTGATGGGATGTATGGCGGAGCGAATGAAAGAGAAACTCCTGGATCAGGAAAAACTGGTGGATCTGGTAGTGGGACCTGATGCATATAGAGATTTGCCGCGTTTGGTAGGAGAGGTAGAAAGTGGGCAAAAAGCAGTCAATGTGCTTTTGTCCCGGGAAGAGACTTATGCAAATATTTCTCCCGTTCGCCTCAATACCAATGGGGTTTCAGCTTTTGTAACCATTATGCGGGGCTGCGACAATATGTGTACTTTCTGTGTTGTGCCTTTTACTCGAGGAAGAGAAAGAAGCAGAGATCCTCAATCCATTGTAGCAGAAGTTAAAGAGTTATATGAAAATGGATACAAAGAGGTAACGCTTTTGGGCCAAAACGTGGATTCCTATAAATGGTCTCCCGACAGCAGCCTGAAGGGGAAAGCTCAGATCAATAAAGCCATAAATAAAGGGACTGAGGTAGAGACCGTCAATTTCGCCCAACTCCTGGAAATGACTGCACAGCTTGCTCCGGATATGCGGGTGCGTTTTTCTACTTCCCATCCTAAAGATATTACAGATGATGTCCTGCATACCATGGCTAAGTATGACAATATCTGTAACTATATCCATTTGCCTGTACAATCAGGATCAGATCGTATCCTGGAAATGATGAATAGAGGCTATACCTATGATTGGTATATGGATAAGGTGAAACGCATACGGGAGATCATTCCCGACTGTGCCATTTCTTCGGATATCATTACTGGTTTTTGTACTGAAACAGATGAAGATCACCAAAAGACAGTAGATATCATCAAAGCTTCGCGCTATACCCATGCTTATATGTTTGCCTATAGTGAAAGACCGGGTACAGCTGCAGCCAAGAAATTTGAAGATGATGTAGAGGAATCGGTAAAAAAGTCCAGATTGGCTGAGATCATCAAATTGCAAAATGAAATCTCTGCCGAATTGAATCAGGCAGATGCAGGCAAGACTTTTACGGTCTTGATTGAAGGGAATTCCCGCCGCTCCGATCAAGATTGGTGTGGAAGAAATGACCAGAATAAAATGATGGTTTTCGGAAAAAAAGGAGACCATAAGCCAGGCGATTATGTTCAGGTACGTTGTACTGAAGCCAGCAGCGCGACCCTAAAAGGTGAAATGATCTAA